ATCAGGGCATCTTTTGGATCCTGAAAGGCGCTCAACAACAAGAGTATGTAATGTGCTTCTTTGATAATGCCACCATCGGGGCTGAGGAATTCTTTAAATTCAAATCAAACTATGGAGAGTCTTTGGCTATCCAGGCATACAAATACCGAGGCTTCTCTTCTGGTGCAGCGAATATTTGTGAAAATGCCGGAGCTAAGCATGTTCAAGGATCTGGCTATAACGGCAAAACTTTTGATATTTGCAAATTTAACGATGGATCGATGATTGATGCCACCAGTTTGTGGGCAGGGCCTGGGTCCCCAGAAACTGCGAAGCTGGACTCCGCTCTTTCTTCAACCTACTAGCTTCTTATTTCTTCTTGGCGTGCTCGCCCTCCTGCAGGGTGAGTATGCAGGAGCTGGCGTCCTTCGTGACGCCGTCTTCAAAGTGTAAATCACGCTTCGTGTATCCCAAAGTCACATGGGGAAAGAATGACTCTGCGTTAAAATCCTGAGCTTTCCCCCCGCGGGAAACATAGAGCTCTTGAATAGCCTTTCTGATTTCAAAAAGTCGATCCGAATGGATCACGACAAAATAAGTCTTCTGTTCAGCCCCATCAATTTTGCTGCTTCCTTTGCCTACACAGACTTTTTGATAAGGACTGTCTTGGATATTCATTTTCTCAGCAAGTGCGTGGATTTCTCTGATGGAAACCTTTTTGCTTAGAACCTTATCGTACTCGGGAGGCGTCACTACTGTGATATGGGCCTCGCCGCGATTGATCAGTTTGAGGTGCTCTTTGGTTTCAAGGCTTTCGCGAATCTTTTCAAACTCTGGATAAGGCAGATTCATGGCAAGATAGGACTTAAAGGCTCCTTTTTCCTCATGCTTCACAAAAGGGACTTGATCAGTATTGGCAATTCCACGTCTCTGGGAGGCTGGGATCTCAAGAGCAGTCAGGCCGGTTTGTTTTTGAGTGGCGCAGGAAGTCAGTAAACTCATTGATAGAGTGGTAAAGAAAACCACTTGAAACGCTCTCATTCAAAACCCCCGTTTTGTTGACATAGGTCCGTCCTCCTTTTAGCGTACACAGACTATGAAAAAAGTGAAAGTCCTTCTTACAGTTCCAGTTCTTTTGGTAGCTCTTTCGGGAGCCGTGTTCTCTTTAAGCTCATGCAAATCCAAAGACGCAAAATCGACTTCTTTGGCTCCGGCAGCAGCTCCAGAGGCAGCATCTCAGTTTGGGAATGAACCGAACACTTTAATTTCTGCAGCCCACCAGATTACATTTGTGGGGCAAAAATCAGGAGAAGGCTACTTCAGTCCTGATGGAAAGAACATGATCTTTCAAAGCGAAAGAGAGCCCGGCAATCCCTTTTACCAAATGTTCGTAATGAACCTCACCAGTGGCGAGACGACCCGGGTTTCGCCTGGTCACGGCAAGACAACTTGCGGCTGGATTCATCCTTCCATGAAAAAAGTGATGTATTCATCGACTCACTTGGATCCGGAAACAAAAAAGAAAACTGAAGCAGAGTTTGAAAATCGCAAGAAGGCGGTCAAGGCTCGTTACTCTTGGAGTTTCGACGACAGCTATGACATCTTTGAGTCTGATCTTAAAGGTGGCCATATCAAGCGTCTGACGAAAGAAAAAGGCTACGATGCAGAGGGTTCTTACTCTCCGGATGGTCAGTGGATTGCCTTTGCCTCAAACCGTGCGGGTTATACTGAAAAACTCGAGGGTGAGGATAAGAAGTACTTCGATCAAGATCCTTCTTATATGATGGATATCTATATCATGAAGGCTGATGGGACCCAGGTAAAGCGCCTGACGGATTCCAAAGGCTATGATGGAGGTCCCTTCTTCAGTGCTGATGGGAAAAAAATCACTTGGCGTCGTTTTGCTCCCAACGGGGCAACGGCTGAAATCTATACGATGAATGTCGATGGTTCGAACCAAAAGCCGGTGACTCATTTAAAATCAATGTCTTGGGCGCCGTTCTTTCATCCTTCGGGAGATTACATTATCTTTGGGTCCAGTGTTTTGGGCTATTCCAACTTTGAACTGTTCATTGTGGATAGTGAAGGCAAGCATGCACCTGTGCGCGTGACCTTTATGGATGATTTTGATGGTCTTCCTGTATTCACGCCGGATGGCAATCACTTGTCCTGGACTCATCGAAATACCAAGGGTGATTCGCAAATCATGATGTCTAATTGGGATGATGTTCAGGCTCGCAAGCTGTTGGGGTTGCCAGCAGCTGACCCCATGGGGAATGGAGCTCTTTCTGCGAATATCACGGTCGATGATGCTAAAAAGTGGGTTTACTATTTAGCGTCGGAAGAATTGGGCGGTCGTGCCACAGGCAGTGCTCAAGAAAAGATTTATACTGAAAAGTTCGCGCAGGCCTTTAAGTCTTGGGGTCTTGTTGGCGGTGCTCAGGATGGCAGCTTCTTTGAGACCTTCGAATTCACTTCAGGTGTGAACCTGGGAGTTAAGAATTCACTTGAAGTTGTGGGCTCTTTTAAAAAGAAGTACACGGTTTCTAAGGATTTCGAACCTCTGTCATTCTCTCGTGTAGGTAATTTTAGAGAAGCGCCGATTGTTTTTGCAGGATATGGAATCAAGGCTCCGGCCAGCGATAAAGAAGCCGCTTATGATTCTTATAAAGGTCTGGATGTAAAAGGCAAATGGGTCATGGTCCTGACCGATCTCCCAGCAGAGATTTCTACGCAAAGACGCCAGTACTTGAATCTTTACTCCCGATTGCAACATAAGTTAACGGTCGCAAAAAATGAAGGCGCGATTGGCTTGGTCTTGGTTAATGGCCCATTAAGCGGTCTTCCTGAAAAGTTTGGCAAAGTGAAGTACGAAGGCTCTTTGTCAGATGGAAGTCTTGCAGTTGTGCGTCTGTCGACAAATGCGGCGATGGAAATGATCAAATACGCATGGAAAGATCTGTCGGTGATCCAGCGCAATTTGGATAAGGGTGAGATGGTGGAGGGATTTACGATTCCTTCTACTTATATGACTGCCAATATTGATCTTCAATTCGAGAAAGCAAAGGGTGTCAATGTTGTCGCCAAGTTGCCTGTTCGCGGTGCGAAGTCTTCCATTTTGGTAGGGGCACATGGGGATCATTTGGGGCATGGTGAGTTTGGCAATACTTTGGCCAAAGGAGCTGAGCTTGGAAAATCTCATGTCGGTGCTGATGATAATGCTTCCGGC
The nucleotide sequence above comes from Bdellovibrio svalbardensis. Encoded proteins:
- a CDS encoding DUF333 domain-containing protein, producing MMRVLLLTLVIGLSSGTAMALNNNPWMRTCRIDQGIFWILKGAQQQEYVMCFFDNATIGAEEFFKFKSNYGESLAIQAYKYRGFSSGAANICENAGAKHVQGSGYNGKTFDICKFNDGSMIDATSLWAGPGSPETAKLDSALSSTY
- a CDS encoding 2'-5' RNA ligase family protein, producing the protein MRAFQVVFFTTLSMSLLTSCATQKQTGLTALEIPASQRRGIANTDQVPFVKHEEKGAFKSYLAMNLPYPEFEKIRESLETKEHLKLINRGEAHITVVTPPEYDKVLSKKVSIREIHALAEKMNIQDSPYQKVCVGKGSSKIDGAEQKTYFVVIHSDRLFEIRKAIQELYVSRGGKAQDFNAESFFPHVTLGYTKRDLHFEDGVTKDASSCILTLQEGEHAKKK
- a CDS encoding M28 family peptidase, with protein sequence MKKVKVLLTVPVLLVALSGAVFSLSSCKSKDAKSTSLAPAAAPEAASQFGNEPNTLISAAHQITFVGQKSGEGYFSPDGKNMIFQSEREPGNPFYQMFVMNLTSGETTRVSPGHGKTTCGWIHPSMKKVMYSSTHLDPETKKKTEAEFENRKKAVKARYSWSFDDSYDIFESDLKGGHIKRLTKEKGYDAEGSYSPDGQWIAFASNRAGYTEKLEGEDKKYFDQDPSYMMDIYIMKADGTQVKRLTDSKGYDGGPFFSADGKKITWRRFAPNGATAEIYTMNVDGSNQKPVTHLKSMSWAPFFHPSGDYIIFGSSVLGYSNFELFIVDSEGKHAPVRVTFMDDFDGLPVFTPDGNHLSWTHRNTKGDSQIMMSNWDDVQARKLLGLPAADPMGNGALSANITVDDAKKWVYYLASEELGGRATGSAQEKIYTEKFAQAFKSWGLVGGAQDGSFFETFEFTSGVNLGVKNSLEVVGSFKKKYTVSKDFEPLSFSRVGNFREAPIVFAGYGIKAPASDKEAAYDSYKGLDVKGKWVMVLTDLPAEISTQRRQYLNLYSRLQHKLTVAKNEGAIGLVLVNGPLSGLPEKFGKVKYEGSLSDGSLAVVRLSTNAAMEMIKYAWKDLSVIQRNLDKGEMVEGFTIPSTYMTANIDLQFEKAKGVNVVAKLPVRGAKSSILVGAHGDHLGHGEFGNTLAKGAELGKSHVGADDNASGVAGVMETAQYYANLNKTSPEKLKKNLYFAIWSGEELGDLGSSNFAKSLKKNHTMEAYFNMDMIGRLRDRLFVQGLGSGDKWAGIAEKISVKVNTPLVVQEDPYLPTDSMALYLVNIPTVNLFTGSHVDYHTPRDTAELINYEGIVKTLEVLQGFIDTLQVAPANFVKYQKVGSSQNKLEGRTFRVYLGTIPDYSQEGVKGVKISGVSKDSPSEKAGLKENDIITEFDNTKIENLYDYVYTLQSVKPNKETTIKVLRNGSPIELKITPKLKE